Proteins found in one Drosophila busckii strain San Diego stock center, stock number 13000-0081.31 chromosome 2R, ASM1175060v1, whole genome shotgun sequence genomic segment:
- the LOC108595944 gene encoding uncharacterized protein LOC108595944: MEQEELVEMEIDKADNASSSSNDDSDEYMDVEEESPRGRKSVTSIIAEMALKTEQEAVNSYSKISNTAEDKLKRQELSRLTPAARVAYARDLETALYELSQREARELSRSKHLRIFGTSRRRYSK; the protein is encoded by the exons ATGGAGCAGGAGGAATTGgttgaaatggaaattgacAAGGCAGACAATGCCTCCAGCTCATCGAACGACGACAGCGATGAGTATATGGACGTGGAGGAAGAAAGCCCACGTGGGCGCAAGAGCGTAACCTCTATTATAGCCGAAATGGCATTAAAAACTGAGCAGGAAGCTgtcaacagctacagcaaaaTCAGCAACACTGCCGAGGATAAGCTCAAGCGTCAAG AGTTGAGTCGCCTAACGCCAGCGGCTAGGGTGGCCTATGCGCGCGATCTGGAGACCGCACTCTATGAGCTGAGCCAGCGTGAGGCACGAGAATTGTCGCGCAGCAAGCACCTGCGCATCTTTGGCACCAGTCGACGTCGCTATAGCAAATAG